In Miscanthus floridulus cultivar M001 chromosome 19, ASM1932011v1, whole genome shotgun sequence, the DNA window GTTTGCCAGATACCATGAATTATGTTTATATGTTTCGGTGCGGCTGACATGGACATCCGCCTCAGTAAAATCGTTCCTGTTTATTTGCTCCATATTTCTCCATCAGCATTTGGTTCTTGTTTCCCGAGGATGGAATCGAAATTGTGCCGTCGTGTGTGGACAGAAATTGTTTCTTGATTTGTGGCGATGCAGTGCAATCATTGTTCATGATTATTAAGGGGAATTGACAGGAAGGAAAGCAACTCCTTTTCCCTCTGTGCTAGATAAGGAGACTATTTTTTTACTCTTCTAAATATTGGTGAATACAACAATATTTCTCCATCAGCATTTGGTTCTTGTGTTCTGGAGGATGGAATTGAAATTGTGGCGTCTTGTGTGGACAGGAATTGTTTCTTGATTTGTGGCGATGCGGTGCAATGATTGTACATGATTATTAAGGGGAATTGACGAAAGGAATGCAACTCTCTTTCCCTCTGCGCTAGATAAGGGGACTATTTTTTACTCCTCTAAATATTGGTGATTATACCATAGAACTTCCACGTTTATATAGTCCTGTCAAGGTCTAAAAGTTTGATAAGAGCTGACACACAAACGGGCTAGGATCAGAATTTTTCCTTCTTTGCTTCTACGATAAAGTCTATATGTTTTATAACAACAATAACCTTATACGCAATTATAACCCATCACATTTATGGCTACACACTCCACTCTTTGCATAACTGATGCAGGATACCGGCAAGCTCTATATTCAAAGTTAAAACTCTGTTCAAAAAAAAGTTCAAATCCTCATCTCGTGACGTCTTTTGAAAGGCAAAGGAGTACTGGTAAAGGGAACATTATGGCATCAGTGAAGGCGGCATTTGGCAACTGAGTTTCACACAAAATGCAGCTTAGCTACATAGGACCAGTTACCGTGCAAcagtaaaaaagaaaaagaaagaattcACAGAAGCCAGTGAAAAAAAAACTCAGATTCTTAGAATTTAGCACACGGATCCTAGTGCGAGGAAAATGGAATTTTGTATTTACATCATTAGTGGAATATTTACAGCATCAGTAAAAAGACACTCAAGATTCTTAGAACACAAATATATAGCTGTACTACGATTCGCAGCATATACAAATTTACATGCCATACATGGGCATCAGATATATCCTCTAGATCTCATGCCCATGCACCAGGGAATCGGAAGCAGAGCACCCCCAGTTTGATCCAATGCCAAGAACGGCCACTTGCCAGCACAGGCTTCACAAAATATAAGCTAAAACGACTCACGTTTCAATTCTTATGCTCACATGTGATCTTTACATGAAATAATTCGGGTACAACAAAGAAAAGTGGTAACAGTGGGCGAGGGCTTGGTTTGAGAGGCCACAGTGAAAATGCTCTGTATATCAATCTAGTGTTGGGCCGAGAGGGACTTTCTATAAAAACatcaaaaagagaagaaaggtgAGTTCAGCTGAGGATTATGCATAAAAAATAGAATAGCAGCGGAACATATAATACATTGCTCAGCCTGTCTTTCTCCTGTCAAGTTTGAATGGAATGTTCAACCATTTCTTCCTTGGGAACcgctcttttgatttcttttcactTGAGTTATCACTGTCACTTCCATATCCCTCCATGCAGTGATCCTTCACTTTCTTTTCCTTCTGAGGATGTTTTTCTGTATCGGTTTTGGCCACTTTCGAAGGTGACTTGCCTTTATTCCTGCTGGAACTCCGTTTTAGAGATGGATTGTTGGTATAGGAAGCATGGATCTCATTCCTTTCCTTTAGAAGATCATCAATCTAAAAAGGGCCATAAGGAGTTGGAATGTTGTTGGAAGTGGAAAATGATTACTGCTAGCATAATGAAAACAAAGCTTTATAGTCCCAAGAAAGTGAAAAAATAACTACACTAGAAAAATAGATAATACCGCTTGCATTTCTTGTGTGTATTTGCTGGTCATTTCAGTGAACTTTGCCAAAACCTGAAAATCCCAGTGTTTGAGAATGATTTCCTTCATCACCGCAAATACAAAGAAAGAATCTGATGGGGGTAAAACAATACTTtctctgtcccaaattataagacgttttggcatttctagattcatagcattttttatgtatctagacataacatatatctaggtgcatagcaaaagttatgaatctagaaaagccaaaacgtcttataatttggaacggagggagtagaagaCAACTTAAGAACATACCTCCCTATACTCTGACTCAAATTTGGAAAGTTCAGCTCGTTTTGTGAGTATCTTTGCCTCCACATTTCGTAGCATCTCCTTTTCGGCAGGAAAAGATTCACCACATACAACCTTTATAGTATAACTTGCGCTCTTAAAGAAATTGTCACCTGAGGAAGGTAATAGGGTTTAAGAAGTTCCATCGTACCTTAATTAACTAACTTTGCAACAATACAAAAGCAATATACCATAGACAGCAAAGAAGTGGGTTCCAGGTTTCAGTTCATGTATGTCACATGGCTGAAAGCTATCCAATCTTTTAAAGAATGCACCATCAGAATCCTTTGCAGCAGCTGCCTGAATGTTGTTAGAGCTTATAAAGGGGTAGATCCACAAAAGAATTATTTGGACAACAAAAGGCCCCAACTGATCTTCTAAACTCACCAGGTTATTTTGTTCAAAACGGTACACAGGAAAACCAAGGAAATACATCCCTGCAGCAGTAACTTTCCCAACCTTCACACTGTCTTCCTGCAATAGATCACACACTAGATGAATCCATAATAGGCACAACATGATCTTAAAAAAAACATTTGTCATGTTTTGAATGACAGATCATCACTGTGGAAACATATTGGGCAAATTGCATATCTGACACAATTTCATGCCTTGAACTCGAAATTGCCATTATAGAAGCATGAATTGCAAAATTGCCGGGGAAACCAACCTCAACCCTTCATTTTCACCACTGCTCTGTCATCCCGTCAAATTAAGTAAAAATAATAATTtcgaaaataaaaaggaaatctTTGACATGCAAAGACAATAGTGTCAGTACCCTTTATCTACATTCTTCTTCATATTTCCTCAGCCAGACTCTCATCCAACAGAACTCTCTCGCAAGTCGCAACCTCCCTGTGCACAAAGCCTTGAATCCTAAATTCCTCTCCTCCCCCTTCCTAATCAAGCGCAAATCACATAAAATTTTTGATCACAATGGGCACAGAGGGGGTGGTGTCAAGGTCTTTGGCAATGGATTTTGGCCAGAGGGATGAGGGAGGCCACGAGCCCACGATGGTGGTGGCTGGGAATGCATATGATGGCTGTCTGGTGCATGTTGCCCAAACTTGGTATCGCTGCGTTTGGGGCACGATAAGCATCGGTTGTTGGATCCTCAATGCCTAGCTGTCGGTCCTCAAATCGGTTATCACAAACTCATTTTACTCACAGTATGTATAAATAGTGGTGTTATATTTCTTAGTGTATTATTAAAAGAAATTAAGTATGATTCGATTCCTACAGCTGCAAAAATAAGGTACtaacatattttttttattttctgctAGTAACATGtcagaaacaaaagaaaagaagaacccAGTGCACATACCTGTAGTGCAAGACTAAGCCCACCATTTTCTTCAAGCTCAAAATAAAGCAACTGAAATTGAAAGAAGAAATCTATGAAACATAGGGACAAGGGAAAAAAGAATTGAGGGAACAAATCATGTGTGTGTTCAATAATGCATCCATTCGAAATGGTTGCTTTAGTATGATTGTATTAGTACAGTCAAACCTTTAATGCTTTAACCACTTGCATACATGGAGTATTTAGAATTGTCATAGAAATAATATCAGTAGATTTGTCATAAAAGACTTCTAAACTCAAGTACAGTAGCTGAATTTtaatatcgataactttgatgTCCAAGACAAGCCGTAAATTTATGAGCAGTCACATCATATTATATAAAAGAAACTCGGCTTaaagaaaatatgtttgtaaATAATAAAAGTAGAATCATAAAACTATGATATAGGAGAATAACATAGGAACTTTCTCAAGTTCATTCATGGTACCATTAGCTACGCTCACACTTTTGCAATGTTTACAAGTCATCTAGTCAaacctagtcgccatgggaccgactAGGACGAAAATCGGGTGACTTGTACAAGTCGACGGTACCCCTAATCGGTCACCGGGGACCGATTAGGACGATTAATCgagattaatcggacgacttgtaATCATTGCACTTTTGTGAAAGAAAATTCAATTGCCTAGGAAAATGCTGACTTTATACAAAGTTACAAACCAGTACAAGTTGCTGACAACTACAAGAAAGCTTGCTAAGGAGCTAAATCTTGAAAACTAGCATAAAGTTAACTGAAAACAACCAAATAGCCTGCAAAGTCATGCGGATAGATTTGGAAATACAGTTGCATTAGCTATAAAACCCTAATGCCACTACTTTTGATTGGCAATCTGGTTGTATTAGTTAAATAACTAGAAGGTTCAGATTCTCTCAATTAATGAAATAACTTCCCAATGTTTCTTGTTCCCCTACTATATTAGTACCACTGAGATCTGCTGAGACACATAGATATGTTATCTATGTAGATATAGATTCCAAACATAATCCAATGCAAGCCATGCATTTCATTTTAAACACGGTTTTACAGGGTAAACCAGAACATCCAACCCAGCCTCTCTATGCCAGCATGCCATTGAAAACCCCCCTGTTTCAAAGGCGTTGCCTAGGCGTCTAAGCGGACTCGCCTGGACTGCTGGACGCCTGGTTGTCTTTGAAACCATGAAAAATCCAAACCATTTTAACCACTTGCTACAAGAAATTAAGATGCCTTTTATTTTGAATATAGAATAAGTTATTGACCTAGTATTTGATGATATATACAACTCCATTTTAGACATAAACATACAAATGTAGTATGTAGCTGGAATCTGTGTGGGACCGGAAGCTAGTCTGTTAGTATTACAATTCACAAATGTGAAACATTCAAATTTAACCAAAGGGCGTACCCagcgcagagagctcccgctctgtgcggggcctggggaagggtgtcagtggcaagccttaccctcgcctgtgcaatgcgaggagaccgcgacttgaacccgggaccttccggtcacaggcggtaagactctaccacttgcaccaggcccgcccttcaaattTAACCAAACAGAGGACAAAAAAATTACAAGGTACAGAATTAATAATAAAGATAAATACTAGAAAAGGTAGATAAAGAATACTAGAACACCAGGACCACATGAAATGTACTTAAATAGTGCagataaatgaaaaaaaaaggttACAAACCTTGAATTTGCTCTTATCGTTTGAGTGAACACGACAAACTAGCCCcattttagcttgtttttcagTTATGTCCACAGAATAGAAATGGGCCAATTGCTTTTCCACCTGGCCACATGCGACAATTAAGCATTTACTTattaaaaaggaaaaaggaaCATTGCGGACAGCTGCTGCCAACCTTTCTCTGCACTGAGTTTCCTAGCTGGAGTTGAGAAACCATAACCGACCCATTCAATGCCTCCTCCAAAACTGTTGCTGAAACAGTTGTTTTAATTGGCACACCAAGCTTACTGCATGTATTGTGCACGCACAAAGAGCGTCACACAACAGCACaatgcaaactagcaaagaattgaagaaatactGCATCATTTACAAACTTTACCTAAAAAGAGCTGCAAACACCGTGTTTACAGTATTGAGACTCGATAGGTCCAGCTCCAATTCCTGACTATCGGATTCGATTGCCTGAAGAAAATGCAAGTGTCATAAAATATTAAAGTAAGGAGCATAATACACCAATTATCTGTGTCAATTACATCAAATCCTGACGTATCGTACTGCCGCCTCTTATCTGGATCTGACAGGATGTTGTAGGAGAATGTGACTTCCTGGAACTTGTCTGATGCAATAGGGTCATCACCATTCTTGTCCGGATGGTACCTGCCGCAATTCACCAGAAGGAAACACCAAAATGAGTGATATCCTAAACCAGGCTACTGCTACCAGCCCAATCAATGTTCAGACAAAAATGGTTCGCAAGTCACAAAGAGGTAGGGGAAACCAAAAGTGCTCAAACATAACTGGAAACCTCACTAAAAAAGTGCACACGCAACATACGCGACAGAATTCGCCAAAACTGTGCCTGTTTTGGCACAAAATTTGAACACCAAAATCATCACGGGGCGAggaaaacaacaacaaaagcaGCACAGGTGCGGAGGAGGTTGAATCTGAGCGGAGAGGTGGCGGCCTTACTTGAGCGCCATGCGTCGGAACGCACTCTTGATCTCCTGGTCGGTGGCGGTGCGGCCCACCCCGAGCACCTCGTACGGGTCCCTCCTCTGCGCCGCTCCACCCGCCGCCCCAGCCGCCGCGGAGGCGGAGTCGCCCTTCTCCGACTTGAACGACCCGAACCTCGACCCCGCCATGGCCACCCCTCGTCCTACTTCTCAGCAAGCTGAAGCAACCCGCCACCGAAACCGAAACTCACGGCACAACAGCCAACGCACACTCGGATCTCGCCGCGGTGGGGCGTCCAAAATCACGGACTCTGCAACGGAGCCTACAGCAACCTCATGGAGTCATGAACCTCCTTCCCTCGCCCGGACGGAGCCGTGGCGGCCATCGCGAGCGCTCAACTAGTCGTTGAGTCCGAGGTACGGGAGGCCAGCCACTCGAGGTGAGGTGGCCGGCTAGATTGAAGAGGACGGCCGGGTGAGGGAGGTGCGGTGGGGGAGGTGGCATATTAGGTGTACCTCGTGGCGGGTCCCGCGGCGCAGTGGCCGTTGGTGGCAGGCACCGCCGCGCTGGGCCTGGTACTAGTGAGCTCCGCCGCCGGGGACGAAGGACGGCCCGGATCCGCTGAGCGGGCTCGGAGGTTAAACCCTAGCCGTAGGATGCGGGCTCGGAGCTGGTGGATGATGACAAGTGGACTCGGAGTACTTGGATTTAGCAAGTGGGCCACCACCAAGTTGCGATCGCACACTACCCTATGATCTTTTTGTTTACGTGGAGTGTAATTCTGTATAAGCAATCAAGGAAAAGGATATTGCAGTTGCAGTTCTTTGTTTATCACTTGCCGTTGTCAGCACTTGCCCGGTTGCATTGCACCTGACCTGCATTTCACGATTCTTGAGAAACAGACAGgagcaaacaaaaagaaaagaccCCCTCCAAAAGAAAACGAAAAGAAAAGTCAGAGTAACGCACCACCTCGTGTGGTTGTGTCATTTACTTTTATTCCTCAGACATTCTGAAGATTCAGAATTGCAAGTATATATAGCACTATAAAAATACCATCTCACATGTGATCTAACAGCACTTTCTTcggttcttttcttttctttttactgtTGATGCTATGTTCAATACTCGAAGCAAAGATGATATCTGTTGATCATGGTTCATGAGTGTCTAAAGATGCACCCCAAAATACAAAG includes these proteins:
- the LOC136527965 gene encoding chaperone protein dnaJ 16-like, producing MAGSRFGSFKSEKGDSASAAAGAAGGAAQRRDPYEVLGVGRTATDQEIKSAFRRMALKYHPDKNGDDPIASDKFQEVTFSYNILSDPDKRRQYDTSGFDAIESDSQELELDLSSLNTVNTVFAALFSKLGVPIKTTVSATVLEEALNGSVMVSQLQLGNSVQRKVEKQLAHFYSVDITEKQAKMGLVCRVHSNDKSKFKLLYFELEENGGLSLALQEDSVKVGKVTAAGMYFLGFPVYRFEQNNLAAAAKDSDGAFFKRLDSFQPCDIHELKPGTHFFAVYGDNFFKSASYTIKVVCGESFPAEKEMLRNVEAKILTKRAELSKFESEYREVLAKFTEMTSKYTQEMQAIDDLLKERNEIHASYTNNPSLKRSSSRNKGKSPSKVAKTDTEKHPQKEKKVKDHCMEGYGSDSDNSSEKKSKERFPRKKWLNIPFKLDRRKTG